The DNA region ATCCTCACGTTCATCTGGGACTTCAACGCCTTCGAGCTCGTGTTCGTCATGCAGGGCGCGTCCGGCTCGCCGGCGTACGCGACCGACCTCCTCGCCACGTTCTTCTACCGGACGGCTTTCGGGGACCCGACCACCGGCGGCGAGCCGGGGCAGATCGGGCTCGCGGCCGCCATCGGCGTGTTCATGCTCGTGATCATCGGTGCCGTCTCGGTGCTCGGCGTGCGCTTCATGGGCCGCAGGCAGGCGGAGCTCTGACATGCGGAGCCGCGCCGTTCCCACCACGTTCATCTACCTGTTCCTCGCTCTGCTCGCGCTCGTCTTCCTCTACCCGGTGATCCTGATGGTCCTCACGGCCTTCAAGACGACGCCCGAGATCTTCCGCAACCCGTTCGGCCTACCGGAGGCGTTCTCCTGGAAGGGCTTCCAGAACGTCTGGGAGCGGGCGCGCTTCGGCCTTTACTTGCGCAACAGCGTCATCATCACCGGCGCCTCCGCCCTGCTGCTCCTCGCCACGGCCGCGCCCGCCGCGTACGCGCTCGCGCGTTACACCTTCAGGCTCAAGACCGTCCTGTTCGTGTTCTTCCTGGCCGGCATCATGATCCCCATCCGCCTCGGCATCCTGCCCCTCTACCTGCTCATGCGCGACCTCGGCCTCCTCGACTCGCCCTTCGCGCTGATCCTCACGTACACGGCCTCGGGCATGCCCATGAGCGTGTTCCTGCTGTCCGTGTTCTTCCGCAACCTGCCCCGCGAGCTGGAGGACGCCGCCCGCATCGACGGCTGCACGGAGGGGCAGACGTTCTACCGGATCATGCTCCCCCTCGTGCGGCCGGGCCTCGCCACCGTCGTCATCGTCAACGTCGTGCCGTGGTGGAACGACTTCTTCTTCCCGCTCCTCTTCCTCACGACGGACAGGTGGAAGACCATCCCGTTGGGCATGCAGGTCTTCTTCGGCCAGCACCTCATCGACTGGAGCCTCGTCTTCAGCGGCATGGTGCTCGCGAGCCTCCCACTCCTCGTCGTCTACCTGATCATGTCCAGGCAGTTCATCGCCGGCCTCACGGCGGGGGCCGTGAAGGGGTGAGCGGCGGCGCGACGGCGCGTGGCCTGGCCCGGAGCGCTCGCGAGGAGGGTGGCGCGCGGGCGAGCCTCGGTATCGACGCGTTCCTGGCCGCGCCGGAGCGCTACTTGGCGGCGGGTCGGCGGGTAGCGCTCCTCACGAACCAGGCCGCGCTGACGAGCGCCGGCGTGCCGACGCTCGAGGCCGTGCGGCGCGCGCCCGGCGTGGAACTCGTCTCGCTCCTCACCCCGGAGCACGGCTTCAGCGGCTACGAGGACGACGCGACCCCTATCGGCGACCGGCGCGACCCTCGAACAGGACTGGCGTTGCAGAGCCTGTACGGGCCGCGCCGCCGACCGACGCCCGCGGCCCTCGCCGCCGTGGACGCGGTGATCGTCGACCTACAGGACGTCGGCGTGCGCTGCTACACCTACCCGACCACGGCCGCGCTCGTGTGCGAGGCCGCCGCCGAGGCCGGCAGGAGGGTGGTGCTGTGCGACCGCCCGAACCCCCTCGGCCCGCGGGTGGACGGCCCTATGTTGGAGCCCGCCAGGCGTTCGTTCATCGGCTACCTCGACGTGCCGTTCCAGCACGGGCTGAGCATGGGGGCCGCCGTGGCGCGGGGCACGCTGGGCGGCGGCGGTCTCGTCGTGGCCCCGGCCGCCGGTTGGGAGCCAGGGTCGTCCGACCCCGTCCTGCCCGGCGCCGTGCCGCTGCCGTTCGTGCCGCCCTCGCCCGGGCTCCCGACGCCGGCAGCGGTCGCGCTCTACCCGGGCCTCGTACTCCTGGAGGGCACGAACCTGAACGAGGGCCGCGGCACCACGCTTCCGTTCCAGCTCCTCGGGGCGCCGTGGCTCGACGGCTACGAGCTGGCCGGCGCCCTGACCGAGCTGGGCGTGCCCGGCCTGCGCTTCCGCCCCGTTAGCTACGTGCCGCGCTCCGATACGCACGCCGGCGAGACGTGCCACGGCGTGCACCTGCTCGTCGAGGACGGCGCGGCCCTGCGCCCGCTCCCGGCGCTCGTGCGGATCCTGCGGCACGTGCGCGAGACGCACCCGGAGGAGTTCAGCTGGGTGCTGGCCGCCGACAAGCCGTGGAGCAAGTTGCCGGGCGCCGGCGAGCCGTGGCACGAGCCCGTCACCGGCCACCTGGTCGACGCCTTGACGGGCGACGACAGCGTGCGGCGCGTGGTGGAAGGCGAGGTGCCGCTCGAGCAGGCGCAGGCCGCCTGGTCCGCGGCGGCCGAGGGCTGGCGGCGAACGCTCGGTTAGGCGCCGGGTCGGTGTCCGAACCCGGGCGACCAGGACGCGGACCGGCACGGGCTTCGGCTCGGGGTATGCGCCGCCGACCGTCCCGGTAGGCCGGTACCGCTCCTCAGGCTCTGCCCGCCAACCACACGACGTGCCGTTCGCCCCTGTTACCGCGTGAGCGCACGGACTTCTCCGTCACCTGGAACCCGGCGCGCGCGAGGCGTTTCGCGAAGGCGGGGCTCTGGAAGGACGACCACACTGCGAGGACGCCCCGCGGCGCGAGGGCCGCCCGGGCGGCCGCCAGCCCGGCCGCCGAGTAGAGCCACTCGTTGCCGTCCTGGGTCGTGCCCTCCGGGCCGTTGTCCGTGTCGAGGAGGATCAGGTCGTGGCGGCCCGGCGCGCCTTGCAACAGTTCGGCCACGTCCGTCACCGCGACCCGCACGCGCGGGTCCGCCAGGGGCGCGCCTGCCAGGTGCGAGAGGACCGTGCGGTTCCACTCCACGACCGCGGGCACGAGCTCCGCGACCGTCACGCGCGCGTCCGGCCCCAGCGCGCCGAGCACGGCCCTGAGCGTGAAGCCCATGCCGAGACCGCCGACGAGCACCGAGCGCGGCGCCCCGTGGGCGCGTGCTGCGAGGGTGGCGAGCGCCTCCTCCGACCCGTGCCGGCGGCTGTTCATGAGCTCGACGTTGGCGACGCGCAACGCGTACTCCTCGCCGCGGCGGTGGAGCGACATGCGCTCGCCGGTCGGGAGGACGGTCTCGCCGAGGAGTTCCCACGGGATCACTGTCGTTCCTCCAGGGCAACAAAAAAACGCGCTCTCGCGCGTTCGATATCTTCAAGATACACCCGTATGCAGTATTCGTCAAGGGGTTGCAGCGGAGCGACGGCTCTCGCGCCCCTCGCCACTGGAATCGCGCGTCAAACCGCAGGCGTGGGCGTGAAACCCGGCGCGGTTCGAAGCGTCTCGAGACAAGGCGAGGCCGGCTGGCGGAGCCCTCACGGGCCTCCGGGGCCATATGCCCCTGCCGCTTGCCGCTAGCCTCGAGGTGAGGCCCGGACGGTAGCGCGGTCTCGTTGCCTTACCCGGGCACGGTCTTCACGAGGAAGGAGCCGCCATGCCCGGGACGCGCAGCGTAGTCGACGGGAACGAGGCCGCCGCCCTGGTGGCGCACAAGGTCAACGAGGTCATCGCCATCTACCCGATCACCCCCGCCTCGCCCATGGGCGAGCTCGCAGACGCCTGGTCGGCGGCCGGCAGGCGCAACCTGTGGGGCCAGGTGCCCCAGGTCGTGCAGCTCCAGAGCGAGGGCGGCGCGGCCGGCACCGTCCACGGCGCGCTGCAGGCCGGCGCGCTCACGACGACCTTCACGTCGTCGCAAGGCCTGCTCCTCATGCTGCCGAACATGTTCAAGATCGCGGGCGAGCTGACGCCGGCCGTCATCCACGTGGCCGCGCGCTCCGTCGCCGCGCACGCGCTCTCGATCTTCGGCGACCACTCCGACGTCATGGCCGCCCGCCCCACCGGCTGGGCCATGCTCTTCGCGACCTCCGTGCAGGAGGCGCACGACCTGGCGCTCATCGCCCAGGCCGCCACCCTGCGCTCGCGCGTGCCGTTCCTGCACGTCCAGGACGGCTTCCGCACCAGCCACGAGGTGGCGCGGATCCTCACGCTGACGGACGAGGACCTCAGGGCGTTCCTGCCCGACGAGCTCGTGGCCGCCCACCGGGCGCGCTCCCTCGACCCGGACCGGCCCGTCCTGCGCGGCACGGCCCAGAACCCCGACGTCTTCTTCCAGTCAAGGGAAGCCGCCAACTCCTACTACGCGGCCGTGCCGGACATCGTGGCGGAGCTCTTCGCCGCGTTCGCCGAGCGCACTGGCCGCGCGTACCGCGCGTTCGACTACTGGGGCGCTCCCGACGCCGAGCGGGTCCTCGTGGTCATGGGCTCGGGGGTCGTGACCGCCCGCGAGACCGTCGCCAAGCTCGTGGCGGCGGGGGAGAAGGTCGGCCTCGTCGCCGTGCGCCTCTACCGTCCGTTCGACTCCGAGGCCTTCGCCGCCGCGCTCCCTCCGAGCACGCGCGGCATCGTGGTCCTCGACCGCACGAAGGAGCCGGGCGCGGCCGGCGAGCCCCTCTACCAGGACGTCGTCACGGCCCTCGCCGAGCGGTGGCCCGACGCGCTCGCGCGCCCGCGGGTCCTGAACGGCCGCTACGGCCTCGGCAGCAAGGAGTTCACGCCGCGCATGGCGAAGGCGGCGCTCGACGCCCTGGAGGACGGGAACGCGCCGCGCTCGTTCACCGTCGGCATCGCCGACGACGTCACGCGCCTCTCGTTGGCGGTCGACCCGCTGTTCGCAACGGAGCGGCCGGAGGTCACGCGCGCCGTGTTCTACGGCCTCGGCAGCGACGGCACGGTGGGCGCCACCAAGAACAGCGTCAAGATCATCGGCGAGCATACGGACCTGGACGCCCAGGGTTACTTCGTGTACGACTCGAAGAAGTCGGGCGCCGTCACGGTCTCGCACCTGCGCTTCGGCCCCGAGCCCGTGGCGAGCCCGTACCTCATCGAGGCTGCCGGCTTCATCGGCGTCCACTGGTTCGAGCTCATGTACTCGCGCGACGTGCTCGGCCTGGCCGCGCCGGGCGCCACCGTCCTCTTCAACGCGCCCTTCGGGCCGGACGAGCTCTGGGACCGCCTCCCCGTGGAGGCCCAGCGCCTCGTGCGCGAGCGCGGGCTCGAGCTCTACATGGTCGACGGCGACAAGGTGGCCTTCGACGCCGGCCTCGGCTCGCGCGTCAACACCGTCATGCAGACCTGCTTCTTCGCCCTGTCGGGCGTGCTCCCGCGGGAGGACGCGGTCGCGGCCATCAAGGCGGCCATCGACCGCACCTACGGCAAGCGCGGCGGCACGGTCCTCGCGCGCAACCACGCCGCCGTCGACGCGGCGCTCGCGAACCTCCACCCCGTCGCGGTCCCGGCCGAGGGCGAGAGCCGCTACCGCCGCCTCGCGCTCGTGCCAGACCACGCGCCGGACTTCGTGCAGCGCGTGACGGCCAGGCTCATGGCGGGCGAGGGCGACCTCCTGCCCGTCTCGGCCTTCCCCGTGGACGGCACGTACCCGACCGACACGGCCAGGTGGGAGAAGCGCTCCATCGCCTCCGAGGTGCCGATCTGGCGCAAGGACATCTGCACGCAGTGCAACCTGTGCGCGCTCGCCTGCCCGCACTCGGCCATCCGCGTCAACGCGGTGCCGCGCGCGCTCCTCGACGGGGCCCCCGACGGCTTCGAGTGGACGCCGTGGACGGGCAAGGACGAGAGCCTGGCCGGCTACGCCTACGTCGTGCAGCTCGCGCCCGACGACTGCACGGGCTGCGGCGTGTGCGTCGACGTCTGCCCGGCGCGCGACAGGACCGACCTCAAGCGCAAGGCCATCAACCTCGAGCCGAAGCGCGACCACCTGGAGCGCGAGCGCGCCAACTGGGCGTTCTTCGAGCGGCTGCCGTACCCGCGCCCGGGCTTCGACGCGCTCGACCCGATCAAGGCCTCGCAGCTCCGCGAGCCCCTCTTCGAGTTCTCCGGCGCCTGCGCCGGCTGCGGGGAGACGCCCTACCTCAAGCTCCTCAGCCAGCTCTTCGGCGACCACCTCATCGTCGCCAACGCCACCGGCTGCTCCTCGATCTACGGCGCGAACCTCCCCACCACGCCGTGGGCCAAGGGGGCCGACGGGCGCGGCCCGGCCTGGAACAACTCCCTCTTCGAGGATGCCGCCGAGTTCGGTCTCGGCATGCGCCTCGCCGTCGACGCGAAGGCGGAGCAGGCGCTCGACCTGGTGGCGCGGCTCAGGGGCAGGCTCGGCGACGGGCTCGCCGACGCCCTCGCCCGGGGGGTCGGTGCCCGGGACGACGCGGGGATCGAGGCGCAGCGCGAGCGCGTGGCGGAGCTGCTGGCGCGGCTCGCCGAGCTCGAGCGCCACGGCTCCCTGACGGAGTCCGAGCTCCGCGACGCCGCGCGCCTGCGCACGGTGGCGGAGACGCTCGTCTACCGCCAGCTCTGGATCGTGGGTGGTGACGGTTGGGCGTACGACATCGGCTTCGGCGGCCTCGACCACGTGCTCGCGAGCGGGCGCGACGTCAACGTGCTCGTCCTCGACACGGAGGTGTACAGCAACACGGGCGGGCAGGCCTCGAAGGCGACGCCGCGCGCCGCCGTCGCCAAGTTCGCGGCGAGCGGCAAGGCCGTCGGGAAGAAGGACCTCGGGCAGATCGCGATGGCTTACGGCGACGTCTACGTCGCCCAGATCGCCCTTGGCGCGAGCCCGCGACAGGCGATCGAGGTCTTGCGCGCCGCCGCCGAGTGGCCGGGTCCGAGCCTGGTCGTCGCGTACAGCCCCTGCATCGCCCACGGCATCGAGATGAGCACGATGATGACCCACCAGCGCGACGCCGTGCGCGCCGGCTACCTCACCCTCTACCACTACGACCCCCGCGAGGCGCTCAAGGAGGGCGGCGGCCAGCCGCTCGTGCTCGATTCGCGCCCGCCCAAGGGCTCGCTCGCCGAGTGGGCGGCGACGGAAGGGCGGTTCTCCGTCCTGGCGCGCACGCAGCCGGAGCGGGCGGCCGCCCTCATGGAGCTCGCGGAGGCCGACGCCAAGGCGCGGCGGGCGCTGTACGAGCAGCTCGCGGCCGTGCACCACGTGGTGCGGGGCGGGGCCGGCGGGTCGTCGGCCGGCGGCCCGACCGCGTCGGCTCCGGCCGGCGCCGGCAAGGCAGTGGCGACGAACGACACGGAAGCGGAGGTGTGAAGCATGAACCCCGGCTTGGAGACCGTCTACCTAGGCATGCGGTTGCGTAGCCCCGTCGTCGCGTCCTCGTCCCCGCTCACGGGTCGCCTGGAGACGCTGCGGCGCCTCGACGACGCCGGCGTCGGCGCCGTGGTGCTCCCGTCCCTGTTCGAGGAGCAGATCGAGCGCGAGGAGCTGCTCCTCGCGGGGTTGCACGCCATCGGACGCGAGATCTCGCCCGAGGCGACCGGCTATCTCGACCAGTTCACGGGCGAGCCGCTGACGGTCGACGACTACCTCCGCCACCTCGCCGAAGCCAAGATGGCCGTCTCGGTGCCCATCATCGCCAGCCTCAACGGCCACCGCCCGGGCGGCTGGACGCGCTACGCGCGGGAGCTGCAGGACGCGGGCGCCGACGCCATCGAGTTGAACGTCTACTTCCTTCCCACCGACCCGGGCGTGAGCGCCGAGGAGATCGAGCGGCGCACGTGCGAGATCGTGCACGAGGTCACGAGCCGGGTCGGCGTGCCCGTGTCCGTCAAGCTCGGCCCCTGGTTCTCGTCGCTCCCGCACTTCGTCGGCCGCCTCGCCGGGGCCGGCGCCAGCGGCGTGGTCCTCTTCAACCGCTTCTACCAGCCCGACATCGACCTGGAGGAGCTCGACGTCGTGCCGAGCCTGGCGCTCTCGACGAGCGCTGAGGCGCGCCTCGCCCTGCGCTGGATCGCCATCCTGCAAGGGCGCGCGCACCTCGACCTCGCGGGCGCGGGTGGCGTCCACGACGCCGCCGACGTGGCGAAGCTGCTGCTGGTCGGCGCCGACGTCGTGACCATGACCTCGGCGCTGCTCCTGCACGGACCGGAGCACGTGACGACCGTCCTGCGCGGGCTGCAGGCGTGGATGCGCGAGCGGGGCTACGACAACGTCTCCGAGCTGCGCGGCGCGCTCTCGCAACGCTCTGCGCCCGACCCGGAGGCGTTCGAGCGGGCGAACTACCTGAAGGCGCTCTCCGGCTTCGCGTTCGGGTACCGGGTGGGCGGGTGAGGCCTGCCGCGCCGGGAGAGGACGTCCGCCTCTGACGGCGGCCCGGCCGCCGACCTTAGGCTCGTCTTGGATACGGGCGACCGCGAGAACGCAGCGAAGGGCGGCACGTCCGGGAAGGAGTCGCGATGAGCAAGAAGTGGGTCTACCAGTTCTCGGAGGTCGGGATCGCCGAGGACCTGACGGGTAGCTGGGACGGCGCTCGCGCGCTCCTCGGCGGCAAGGGCGCCAACCTGGGCGACATGACGCGGCTCGGCGTGCCCGTGCCGCCGGGCTTCACCGTCTCGACGGAGGCGTGCAACGCCTACCTCGCCGCGGGCGGCCGGTTCCCGGACGGCATGTGGGAGCAGGAGCTCGCGGCGCTGCGGCGCGTCGAGGAGGAGACGGAGAAGACGTTCGGCGACCCCGCCAAGCCGCTACTCGTGTCGTGCCGCTCCGGCGCCAAGTTCTCCATGCCGGGGATGATGGACACCATCCTCAACCTCGGTCTGAACGACGACGTCGCCCGGGGGCTCATCGCCCTGACGGCCGACCCGCGCTTCGTCTACGACTCCTACCGGCGCCTCGTGCAGATGTTCGGCAGCGTCGTGCTCGGCGTGCCGGACGAGGTCTTCGAGGCCGTCATAACGGCGCGGCGGAACGCGGCCGGCGTCAAGGTCGACGCCGAGCTTGGGGCGGTCGACTGGCAGGAGATCACCCGCAAGTTCAAGGAGATCGTCCGCACGTACACGGGCGCTCCGTTCCCGGAGGAGCCGCTCGAGCAGCTCCGCCTGGCCACGGAGGCCGTGTTCCGCTCGTGGAACGGCAAGCGGGCCGTCGACTACCGCAACGCCGCCGGCATCCGCCACGACCTCGGCACGGCCGTGAACATCCAGGCCATGGTGTTCGGCAACATGGGCGAGGACTGCGCGACGGGCGTGGCCATGAGCCGCAACGCCACGACGGGCGAGAACCACCTGGAAGGCGACTTCCTCGTCAACGCCCAGGGCGAGGACGTGGTGGCCGGCATCCGCACCACGCAGCCCCTCGAGGAGCTGGCGGACGTCATGCCGAAGGCGTTCGCCGAGTTCGCCGCCATCGCCAAGCGGCTCGAGCGCCACTACCGCAACATGCAGGACATGGAGTTCACCGTCGAGCACGGCAAGCTCTGGGTCCTCCAGACCCGCGACGGCAAGCGCACGGCCCAGGCGGAGGTCCGCATCGCGGTCGAGATGGTCGACGAGGGCCTCATCGAGCGGCGCGAGGCCGTCAAGCGCGTCAAGCCCGAGCAGATCGACTACTTCCTGCACCCGCAGTTCGAGGCCAAGGCGCGCAAGGCCGCCAACAAGCTCGCCGCGGGCCTCAACGTCTCGCCCGGCGCCGCCGTCGGCGCGGTCGCGTTCGACGCCGACACGGCCGAGCGGTGGGCCAAGGACGGCCGCGCGGTCGTCATGGTCAGGCCGGAGACGAAGCCGGACGACGTCCACGGCATGCTCGCCGCCAAGGGCATCCTGACGAGCTCCGGCGGGCGCACGAGCCACGCCGCCCTCGTCGCGAGGCAGTTCGGCAAACCCGCCGTCGTCGGCGTGGCCGCGCTGCACATCGACCTCGACAAGCGCGACATGACCGTCGGCGATATCGTCATCAAGGAAGGTGACGTCGTCTCCATCGACGGCACCGTCGGGGACGTCTACCTTGGCGCGCTGCCCACCGTCATCCCCGACATCGACAACCCGTACCTCACGAAGCTCCTCGCGTGGGCCGACGACATCCGCACGCTCGGCGTGCGCGCCAACGCCGACT from Trueperaceae bacterium includes:
- a CDS encoding carbohydrate ABC transporter permease encodes the protein MRSRAVPTTFIYLFLALLALVFLYPVILMVLTAFKTTPEIFRNPFGLPEAFSWKGFQNVWERARFGLYLRNSVIITGASALLLLATAAPAAYALARYTFRLKTVLFVFFLAGIMIPIRLGILPLYLLMRDLGLLDSPFALILTYTASGMPMSVFLLSVFFRNLPRELEDAARIDGCTEGQTFYRIMLPLVRPGLATVVIVNVVPWWNDFFFPLLFLTTDRWKTIPLGMQVFFGQHLIDWSLVFSGMVLASLPLLVVYLIMSRQFIAGLTAGAVKG
- the nifJ gene encoding pyruvate:ferredoxin (flavodoxin) oxidoreductase; amino-acid sequence: MPGTRSVVDGNEAAALVAHKVNEVIAIYPITPASPMGELADAWSAAGRRNLWGQVPQVVQLQSEGGAAGTVHGALQAGALTTTFTSSQGLLLMLPNMFKIAGELTPAVIHVAARSVAAHALSIFGDHSDVMAARPTGWAMLFATSVQEAHDLALIAQAATLRSRVPFLHVQDGFRTSHEVARILTLTDEDLRAFLPDELVAAHRARSLDPDRPVLRGTAQNPDVFFQSREAANSYYAAVPDIVAELFAAFAERTGRAYRAFDYWGAPDAERVLVVMGSGVVTARETVAKLVAAGEKVGLVAVRLYRPFDSEAFAAALPPSTRGIVVLDRTKEPGAAGEPLYQDVVTALAERWPDALARPRVLNGRYGLGSKEFTPRMAKAALDALEDGNAPRSFTVGIADDVTRLSLAVDPLFATERPEVTRAVFYGLGSDGTVGATKNSVKIIGEHTDLDAQGYFVYDSKKSGAVTVSHLRFGPEPVASPYLIEAAGFIGVHWFELMYSRDVLGLAAPGATVLFNAPFGPDELWDRLPVEAQRLVRERGLELYMVDGDKVAFDAGLGSRVNTVMQTCFFALSGVLPREDAVAAIKAAIDRTYGKRGGTVLARNHAAVDAALANLHPVAVPAEGESRYRRLALVPDHAPDFVQRVTARLMAGEGDLLPVSAFPVDGTYPTDTARWEKRSIASEVPIWRKDICTQCNLCALACPHSAIRVNAVPRALLDGAPDGFEWTPWTGKDESLAGYAYVVQLAPDDCTGCGVCVDVCPARDRTDLKRKAINLEPKRDHLERERANWAFFERLPYPRPGFDALDPIKASQLREPLFEFSGACAGCGETPYLKLLSQLFGDHLIVANATGCSSIYGANLPTTPWAKGADGRGPAWNNSLFEDAAEFGLGMRLAVDAKAEQALDLVARLRGRLGDGLADALARGVGARDDAGIEAQRERVAELLARLAELERHGSLTESELRDAARLRTVAETLVYRQLWIVGGDGWAYDIGFGGLDHVLASGRDVNVLVLDTEVYSNTGGQASKATPRAAVAKFAASGKAVGKKDLGQIAMAYGDVYVAQIALGASPRQAIEVLRAAAEWPGPSLVVAYSPCIAHGIEMSTMMTHQRDAVRAGYLTLYHYDPREALKEGGGQPLVLDSRPPKGSLAEWAATEGRFSVLARTQPERAAALMELAEADAKARRALYEQLAAVHHVVRGGAGGSSAGGPTASAPAGAGKAVATNDTEAEV
- the ppdK gene encoding pyruvate, phosphate dikinase, translated to MSKKWVYQFSEVGIAEDLTGSWDGARALLGGKGANLGDMTRLGVPVPPGFTVSTEACNAYLAAGGRFPDGMWEQELAALRRVEEETEKTFGDPAKPLLVSCRSGAKFSMPGMMDTILNLGLNDDVARGLIALTADPRFVYDSYRRLVQMFGSVVLGVPDEVFEAVITARRNAAGVKVDAELGAVDWQEITRKFKEIVRTYTGAPFPEEPLEQLRLATEAVFRSWNGKRAVDYRNAAGIRHDLGTAVNIQAMVFGNMGEDCATGVAMSRNATTGENHLEGDFLVNAQGEDVVAGIRTTQPLEELADVMPKAFAEFAAIAKRLERHYRNMQDMEFTVEHGKLWVLQTRDGKRTAQAEVRIAVEMVDEGLIERREAVKRVKPEQIDYFLHPQFEAKARKAANKLAAGLNVSPGAAVGAVAFDADTAERWAKDGRAVVMVRPETKPDDVHGMLAAKGILTSSGGRTSHAALVARQFGKPAVVGVAALHIDLDKRDMTVGDIVIKEGDVVSIDGTVGDVYLGALPTVIPDIDNPYLTKLLAWADDIRTLGVRANADYPADARRARAYGAEGLGLVRTEHMFFETERIPIVQKMIMARTTTERAEALAALLPLQRGDFEGLFRAMDGLPVIIRLLDPPLHEFLPSHDELTSALADLKMQLQHFRTFEEMDRALAVIRHKQDHLARVTELREANPMLGTRGVRLGILIPELTRMQVRAVFEAACTVKREGLDVHPEVMIPLVSHVNELRSQKRALEEEAKLVMAEQGVSVDYRFGTMIEVPRAVLTAGDLAEDAEFFSFGTNDLTQTAFGISRDDAEKGFLMHYLEKGILEENPFATIDEAGVGKLIETGTRLGRAARPDLEVGICGEHGGDPASIHLCHRYGLDYVSCSPFRVPIARLAAAHAALKFPKVVETGGPMSEPARGTGKELVGA
- a CDS encoding DUF1343 domain-containing protein yields the protein MSGGATARGLARSAREEGGARASLGIDAFLAAPERYLAAGRRVALLTNQAALTSAGVPTLEAVRRAPGVELVSLLTPEHGFSGYEDDATPIGDRRDPRTGLALQSLYGPRRRPTPAALAAVDAVIVDLQDVGVRCYTYPTTAALVCEAAAEAGRRVVLCDRPNPLGPRVDGPMLEPARRSFIGYLDVPFQHGLSMGAAVARGTLGGGGLVVAPAAGWEPGSSDPVLPGAVPLPFVPPSPGLPTPAAVALYPGLVLLEGTNLNEGRGTTLPFQLLGAPWLDGYELAGALTELGVPGLRFRPVSYVPRSDTHAGETCHGVHLLVEDGAALRPLPALVRILRHVRETHPEEFSWVLAADKPWSKLPGAGEPWHEPVTGHLVDALTGDDSVRRVVEGEVPLEQAQAAWSAAAEGWRRTLG
- a CDS encoding dihydroorotate dehydrogenase-like protein, producing MNPGLETVYLGMRLRSPVVASSSPLTGRLETLRRLDDAGVGAVVLPSLFEEQIEREELLLAGLHAIGREISPEATGYLDQFTGEPLTVDDYLRHLAEAKMAVSVPIIASLNGHRPGGWTRYARELQDAGADAIELNVYFLPTDPGVSAEEIERRTCEIVHEVTSRVGVPVSVKLGPWFSSLPHFVGRLAGAGASGVVLFNRFYQPDIDLEELDVVPSLALSTSAEARLALRWIAILQGRAHLDLAGAGGVHDAADVAKLLLVGADVVTMTSALLLHGPEHVTTVLRGLQAWMRERGYDNVSELRGALSQRSAPDPEAFERANYLKALSGFAFGYRVGG